Proteins encoded by one window of Lycium barbarum isolate Lr01 chromosome 11, ASM1917538v2, whole genome shotgun sequence:
- the LOC132618474 gene encoding uncharacterized protein LOC132618474, whose product MSASKTPFCFKGIFLLLIFLSILFIALNYHSSIPHQLTSFSSAIVTTTTTTKNSPTTVHHLVFSIASSSRTFSKRKEFLRLWYKPNITKTYVFLDHPPSKNYNSPKNIDLPPFLIYDDMSRFPYTHGAGAIYALGLTYMIKQVVTRNNPNVRWYIFGDDDTVFVVDNLVKTLEKYDDNEWYYIGSNSESYVQNNYFSFDMAFGGGGYAISRPLALVLARVLDSCLMRYPSLYSSDARIFSCLAELGVSLTHEPGFHQNDVWGNLFGLLSSHPLSPLLSLHHIEGVQSIFPNMTKIQALQHFFKAANVDPARISQQYICYDRKNSLSVSVAWGYAIQVYEGNIKVPELITVLKTFQSYDKDKKRQHFMFRTKVESKSPCKKMFAFLKSVDSNGDKVWTNYTRHKLGKTCTKDDNKLKNLEEIRVFSRKLNTDTRQVRAPRRQCCDISPSSEKSMDIQIRPCGIDELIAMSP is encoded by the exons ATGTCAGCTTCCAAAACCCCATTTTGCTTCAAAGGCATTTTCTTACTACTCATTTTTCTCTCAATCCTTTTTATTGCTCTCAATTACCATTCCTCCATCCCCCACCAATTAACCTCTTTCTCCTCTGCCATCGTCACCACTACCACCACCACGAAAAATTCTCCAACCACCGTTCACCACCTTGTTTTCTCAATTGCTTCTTCCTCTAGAACTTTTTCGAAACGAAAAGAATTCCTCCGTCTATGGTACAAACCTAATATTACGAAAACTTATGTCTTTCTAGACCACCCTCCATCGAAAAATTATAATTCTCCAAAAAATATTGATCTTCCACCGTTTCTTATTTATGACGACATGTCTCGTTTCCCGTATACCCATGGCGCGGGTGCAATTTACGCCCTTGGCCTAACATACATGATCAAACAAGTTGTCACGCGTAACAACCCTAACGTGCGATGGTACATTTTTGGGGACGATGATACGGTTTTTGTCGTGGATAATTTGGTGAAGACATTAGAAAAGTATGATGACAATGAATGGTATTATATAGGGTCTAATTCAGAGAGCTATGTTCAgaataattatttttcttttgataTGGCATTTGGTGGTGGCGGATATGCAATAAGTCGTCCATTGGCTTTGGTTTTAGCTAGGGTTTTGGATTCTTGTTTGATGAGGTACCCAAGTCTCTATAGTAGTGATGCTAGGATTTTCTCTTGTTTGGCTGAGCTTGGAGTGAGTTTAACACATGAACCTGGTTTTCACCAA AATGATGTATGGGGAAATCTATTTGGATTACTTTCATCGCATCCATTATCACCATTGCTATCACTTCATCATATAGAAGGAGTACAATCAATATTCCCCAACATGACCAAAATTCAAGCTCTGCAACATTTCTTCAAAGCTGCTAATGTTGATCCTGCAAGAATATCACAACAATATATTTGCTATGATCGAAAAAATTCATTATCTGTTTCAGTTGCTTGGGGTTACGCAATACAAGTGTACGAGGGCAACATTAAAGTTCCCGAGCTTATAACAGTTTTAAAGACATTTCAGTCATATGATAAAGATAAAAAAAGACAACATTTTATGTTCAGGACAAAGGTGGAATCGAAAAGTCCTTGCAAGAAAATGTTTGCCTTTTTGAAAAGTGTTGATTCTAATGGAGATAAAGTTTGGACTAACTATACGAGGCATAAATTGGGCAAAACTTGCACAAAAGATGATAATAAACTCAAGAATTTGGAAGAGATTAGAGTCTTCTCTCGTAAGTTGAATACCGATACTAGACAG GTTAGGGCGCCACGTCGTCAGTGTTGTGACATATCACCATCGTCCGAGAAATCTATGGATATTCAAATCAGACCATGTGGAATTGATGAGTTAATTGCAATGTCTCCCTAG